A single window of Pectobacterium parmentieri DNA harbors:
- a CDS encoding YfaP family protein — MKGNIKSLILALSAFTCVASAQSINIEVLSATVKDKKIDDATVILQKNGAQSVTARSDAAGRAALNAPFSVDQDSLLIIKKEGYSDLVVKCPCDGMTYAVSPVMKSLDGMRIVLTWGEKPFDLDSHLIYPGNHIYFSHKKGRDANLDVDDTDSFGPETITIDKKRLGESYIYAVHDYSNGDKANSLALSASSAKVFVYVGSSQVRSYSVPLNKTGNIWTVFRLNPNGDFEDINAVGEADFSKAKDGNALPMVLNPAQTAVSVTGNTALAKSLNRDGEAAYGRGELEQATTLFLAAIDQDSAFGQAYSNLGLAYQKRGNIAEAIWANRKAIALANGSNAATTRASSYYNIAKIYENAGQFSDALQHYELARSQKSNTVYDKAIERMNAKK, encoded by the coding sequence GTGAAAGGAAATATAAAATCGCTGATTTTGGCATTATCTGCATTTACCTGCGTGGCCAGCGCACAGTCTATTAATATTGAAGTGCTAAGTGCGACGGTTAAAGATAAAAAGATTGATGATGCAACGGTTATTCTACAGAAAAACGGTGCGCAGTCAGTGACCGCACGCTCTGATGCCGCAGGCCGTGCGGCGCTCAACGCGCCATTCAGTGTCGATCAAGACAGTCTGTTGATCATTAAAAAAGAAGGGTATTCCGATCTGGTGGTTAAATGCCCGTGTGACGGAATGACCTATGCAGTTAGCCCAGTAATGAAAAGCCTGGATGGCATGCGAATTGTATTAACCTGGGGCGAAAAACCTTTTGATTTAGATTCCCATCTTATTTATCCGGGTAATCATATTTATTTCAGCCACAAAAAAGGACGCGATGCTAATCTTGATGTCGATGATACAGATAGTTTCGGCCCAGAAACGATCACAATTGATAAAAAGCGTTTAGGTGAAAGTTATATTTATGCCGTCCATGATTATTCAAATGGTGATAAGGCTAATTCATTAGCGCTTTCCGCAAGTAGTGCAAAAGTATTTGTCTATGTTGGAAGCTCGCAGGTACGTTCATATTCCGTCCCACTGAATAAGACAGGGAATATCTGGACGGTTTTCCGTCTTAACCCTAACGGTGACTTTGAAGATATCAATGCCGTTGGCGAGGCTGATTTCTCAAAAGCGAAAGATGGTAATGCGCTGCCAATGGTGCTTAACCCGGCGCAGACGGCAGTTTCCGTTACTGGGAATACCGCGCTGGCAAAAAGCCTCAATCGCGACGGTGAAGCCGCCTATGGGCGGGGTGAGCTAGAGCAGGCCACAACGTTGTTTCTGGCCGCGATCGATCAGGACAGCGCGTTTGGCCAGGCATATAGCAACCTGGGTCTGGCCTATCAAAAGCGCGGCAATATTGCCGAAGCTATTTGGGCCAACCGTAAAGCGATTGCGCTGGCAAATGGTAGCAATGCGGCAACCACGCGTGCCAGCTCGTACTACAATATTGCAAAAATTTACGAGAATGCGGGTCAGTTCAGCGATGCACTTCAGCATTATGAGCTTGCAAGAAGCCAGAAAAGTAACACGGTTTACGATAAAGCCATTGAACGGATGAACGCGAAGAAGTAA
- the cydA gene encoding cytochrome ubiquinol oxidase subunit I has product MFDVVELSRLQFALTAMYHFLFVPLTLGMAFLLAIMETVYVLSGKQIYKDMTKFWGKLFAINFALGVATGLTMEFQFGTNWSYFSHYVGDIFGAPLAIEGLMAFFLESTFVGLFFFGWDRLGKVQHMAVTWLVALGSNFSALWILVANGWMQNPIASDFNFETMRMEMVSFADLVLNPVAQVKFVHTVAAGYCTGAMFILGISSYYLLKGRDVAFAKRSFAIAASFGLASVLSVIVLGDESGYEMGDVQKTKLAAIEAEWETQPAPASFTLFGIPNQDTMENNYAIKIPYALGLIATRSTDKEVTGLKELMAMHEVRIRNGMQAYHLLEELRAGNTDPAVKAAFDQAKQDLGYGLLLKRYTPKVSDATETQIQQAVKDSIPRVAPLYFSFRIMVGSGILMLLIIGLSFWTVLRGKIGQKRWLHRIALYGIPLPWIAIEAGWFVAEYGRQPWAIGEILPTAVATSSLTAGDILFSMGLICGLYTLFLVAEMYLMFKYARLGPSSLRTGRYHFEQPIAAAQEAR; this is encoded by the coding sequence ATGTTTGATGTAGTCGAACTGTCACGTTTACAGTTTGCCTTAACTGCAATGTACCATTTTCTATTCGTACCATTAACGCTGGGGATGGCGTTTCTGCTGGCGATTATGGAAACGGTATATGTGCTGTCTGGCAAACAAATCTATAAAGATATGACTAAATTCTGGGGCAAGTTATTCGCAATTAACTTTGCTCTTGGGGTCGCTACCGGATTGACCATGGAGTTTCAATTCGGGACCAACTGGTCATATTTCTCTCACTACGTCGGGGATATTTTCGGCGCGCCGCTGGCTATTGAAGGCTTGATGGCATTCTTTCTGGAATCGACCTTTGTTGGCTTGTTCTTCTTCGGCTGGGATCGTTTAGGAAAAGTGCAGCATATGGCCGTTACCTGGCTGGTCGCACTGGGCTCTAACTTCTCTGCACTGTGGATTCTGGTCGCCAATGGCTGGATGCAAAACCCTATCGCATCAGATTTCAATTTTGAAACCATGCGTATGGAAATGGTGAGCTTCGCTGACTTGGTGCTGAACCCGGTTGCTCAGGTGAAATTCGTTCACACGGTGGCAGCAGGTTACTGTACCGGCGCGATGTTCATTCTGGGCATCAGTTCTTACTATCTGTTGAAAGGCCGCGATGTTGCGTTTGCCAAGCGTTCATTTGCTATCGCAGCAAGTTTCGGTCTGGCTTCTGTTCTGTCTGTTATCGTATTGGGCGATGAGTCCGGTTATGAAATGGGGGACGTGCAGAAAACTAAACTGGCAGCGATTGAAGCCGAATGGGAAACACAACCGGCTCCCGCTTCCTTTACGCTGTTCGGCATCCCGAACCAGGATACGATGGAAAATAACTATGCCATCAAGATCCCTTACGCTCTGGGGTTAATTGCCACGCGTTCTACTGACAAAGAAGTCACAGGTCTGAAAGAGCTGATGGCGATGCATGAAGTGCGTATTCGTAATGGTATGCAGGCTTATCACCTGCTGGAAGAATTACGCGCGGGTAACACCGACCCAGCAGTAAAAGCAGCGTTCGATCAAGCTAAGCAGGATCTGGGCTATGGTTTGCTGCTGAAACGCTATACGCCGAAAGTCTCTGATGCGACAGAAACGCAGATTCAACAGGCGGTTAAAGATTCTATCCCACGTGTTGCGCCGCTGTATTTCTCTTTCCGTATTATGGTGGGCAGCGGCATTCTGATGCTGTTGATCATTGGCCTGTCTTTCTGGACTGTTCTGCGTGGCAAAATTGGTCAGAAACGCTGGCTGCACCGCATCGCACTGTATGGTATTCCGCTGCCGTGGATTGCTATCGAAGCAGGCTGGTTTGTGGCTGAATACGGCCGTCAACCTTGGGCCATAGGTGAAATCCTGCCGACAGCCGTCGCGACCTCATCGCTAACAGCGGGGGATATTCTGTTCTCAATGGGGCTGATCTGTGGTCTGTATACGCTCTTCCTGGTTGCAGAAATGTATCTGATGTTCAAATACGCACGTCTGGGGCCGAGCAGCCTGAGAACAGGGCGTTACCATTTTGAACAACCTATAGCGGCTGCGCAGGAAGCACGGTAA